A section of the Novosphingobium sp. G106 genome encodes:
- a CDS encoding TonB-dependent receptor produces the protein MRYQRVLATLPLAALAILGGVAHADTGSADAAAADASGLNDIVVTATKRETNLQKTPIAINVVGAADIQKQHVQSLIDFAQGSIPSLRVATFEARQSALTVGIRGIVPFDQNQTARDTGVGVYIDGVYLGRSQGLNAALFDVERIEVLKGPQGTLFGRNTEGGALSIVTKAPTGEFDGRVKAGVGNYGQYAGEAHLDLPEFANIAIKIDGVMQHQGATTRNPLVGQLGWNAYNRVGGRIQALWKPFEGLSLDLSFDKAKDENTPFYSQLVNYNPQGRVVGVYNGAGVLTSPTTGLACSACIAPLSPLVVVSGDNRQKTAEIGVPQQYSVDRTQGFMGTLKYDIAPSIQLRSITAWRKVSTIQYDNSGGAHRTIFAPNTKFSRYSLSYLGQNQFSQEVQLVGSMPQIDWVVGGYYYNEHATERAATPASNQWNANGTAYTILQGDVSGPITSANQGWDPADWFRQRDSSAKAKSYALFGQATFTPAGFEQLHLTAGGRWTKDKREGTLTVVNGLTTNFPFAFSQSRFDPMVTLAWDAAPDINLYIKYATGYRAGGANDRSQTFAAFGPESVRSYEAGAKMQFFDRKVRLNLAGYIMDRKGTQIDFDNVDTNPASPTFNLHTEETRNAPGTTKIRGLEADLTIHPIDQVTLGASYAYTYTRVPATVNPFLSSATTTVLAPVFIVYTPKNAASGFVDVDVPVGGSGTAVRFHLDGAYADPQYSFQSETVKTDSSLVFNGSIALAEIPMGRAGTTATLSVWSRNLFNETHIYRRSAANAAILGDYANFNPPRTFGVEGTINF, from the coding sequence ATGAGGTATCAACGGGTTCTGGCCACGCTTCCGCTGGCCGCACTGGCGATTCTGGGTGGCGTGGCGCATGCCGACACGGGATCGGCGGATGCGGCCGCTGCCGACGCCAGCGGTCTCAACGACATCGTCGTCACAGCCACAAAGCGCGAAACCAATCTCCAGAAGACGCCGATCGCAATCAACGTCGTCGGCGCGGCGGACATTCAGAAGCAGCACGTCCAGAGCCTGATCGACTTTGCGCAGGGCTCGATCCCCTCGCTTCGCGTCGCGACCTTCGAGGCGCGCCAGTCGGCGCTGACTGTCGGCATCCGTGGCATCGTTCCCTTCGACCAGAACCAAACCGCGCGCGACACCGGCGTCGGCGTCTATATCGACGGTGTCTACCTTGGCCGCTCACAGGGTCTGAATGCCGCTCTGTTCGACGTCGAGCGCATCGAGGTTCTTAAGGGCCCCCAGGGCACGCTGTTCGGTCGTAACACCGAGGGTGGTGCCCTGAGCATCGTTACCAAGGCGCCCACCGGCGAGTTCGACGGCCGCGTCAAGGCCGGCGTCGGCAACTACGGGCAGTACGCCGGCGAAGCGCACCTCGACCTGCCGGAGTTCGCCAATATCGCGATCAAGATCGACGGCGTCATGCAGCACCAGGGCGCGACGACCAGGAACCCGCTCGTCGGCCAGCTCGGCTGGAACGCCTACAACCGCGTCGGGGGGCGTATCCAGGCCCTGTGGAAGCCGTTCGAAGGCCTGAGCCTCGACCTCTCCTTCGACAAGGCGAAAGACGAGAACACTCCTTTCTACAGCCAACTGGTCAACTACAACCCGCAGGGCCGCGTCGTCGGCGTTTATAACGGCGCGGGCGTCCTGACCTCGCCGACCACCGGCCTTGCCTGCTCGGCCTGTATTGCGCCACTGTCGCCGCTTGTCGTGGTCAGCGGGGACAATCGGCAGAAGACCGCCGAGATCGGTGTGCCGCAGCAGTACAGCGTCGATCGCACGCAGGGTTTCATGGGCACGCTGAAATACGACATCGCACCGAGCATCCAGCTGCGGTCGATCACCGCGTGGCGGAAGGTCAGCACGATCCAGTACGACAATTCGGGAGGGGCGCACCGCACGATCTTCGCGCCTAACACCAAGTTCAGTCGCTACAGCCTGTCCTACCTCGGCCAGAACCAATTTAGCCAAGAAGTCCAACTCGTCGGATCCATGCCGCAGATCGACTGGGTCGTCGGCGGCTACTACTACAACGAACATGCGACCGAGCGGGCTGCGACGCCGGCCTCCAACCAGTGGAACGCCAACGGCACCGCCTACACCATATTGCAAGGCGACGTTTCCGGCCCGATCACTTCGGCCAACCAGGGCTGGGATCCGGCAGACTGGTTCCGCCAGCGCGACAGCTCTGCCAAGGCGAAGAGCTATGCCCTGTTCGGCCAGGCTACCTTCACCCCGGCAGGCTTCGAGCAGCTTCATCTGACCGCAGGCGGCCGCTGGACCAAGGACAAGCGCGAGGGCACGCTGACTGTCGTCAACGGCTTGACCACGAACTTCCCCTTCGCCTTCTCGCAGAGCCGGTTTGACCCGATGGTGACGCTGGCCTGGGACGCGGCGCCCGACATCAACCTCTATATCAAATATGCGACCGGCTACCGCGCCGGCGGCGCCAACGACCGCTCGCAGACCTTCGCCGCCTTCGGGCCGGAATCGGTGCGATCCTATGAAGCGGGCGCGAAGATGCAGTTCTTCGATCGCAAGGTGCGCCTCAACCTCGCGGGCTACATTATGGACCGCAAGGGTACCCAGATCGACTTCGACAACGTCGATACCAATCCCGCCAGTCCGACCTTTAACCTGCATACGGAAGAGACGCGCAACGCGCCGGGGACGACCAAGATCCGCGGCCTGGAAGCCGACCTGACGATCCACCCCATCGACCAGGTGACGCTTGGCGCATCCTATGCCTACACCTATACCCGCGTGCCGGCGACGGTGAATCCGTTCCTCAGCTCAGCGACTACCACCGTGCTGGCGCCCGTGTTCATCGTCTATACGCCCAAGAACGCCGCTTCGGGCTTTGTCGACGTAGACGTGCCGGTGGGCGGCTCGGGCACGGCGGTCCGCTTCCATCTGGACGGCGCCTATGCCGATCCGCAGTACAGCTTCCAGTCCGAAACGGTGAAGACCGATAGCAGCCTCGTATTCAACGGAAGCATCGCGCTGGCCGAAATCCCGATGGGCCGTGCCGGCACCACCGCGACGCTGTCGGTGTGGAGCCGCAACCTGTTCAACGAGACCCACATCTATCGCCGGTCGGCCGCCAATGCAGCGATCCTCGGCGACTACGCCAACTTCAATCCGCCCCGGACTTTTGGGGTGGAGGGTACGATCAACTTCTGA
- a CDS encoding histidine kinase — MGREIASAIDDEETEALIREVAMSRLRSQIAADLHDSVVQTLAGASFRLEALKENPAAGAARSEITTINAAIAAEQTHVRTMIDKLRRGVVLPGERNLYQEIAALTEPLGAQWKIEISAEEPAEPIILSSALTFEIQQILREAVANAVRHGRARTVHASFATSERGTLILTIIDDGRGFPVDGKAMPRSISDRVSLLGGTMHLASSPGNTGITIVIPIARAA, encoded by the coding sequence GTGGGGCGCGAGATCGCCTCCGCGATTGATGACGAAGAGACCGAAGCGCTCATACGCGAAGTGGCGATGTCGCGCCTGCGATCGCAGATCGCTGCCGATCTTCACGATAGCGTCGTTCAGACCCTCGCCGGAGCGAGTTTCCGGCTCGAAGCACTGAAGGAAAATCCCGCAGCCGGCGCGGCGCGGTCCGAGATAACGACGATCAACGCCGCGATCGCGGCCGAGCAGACCCATGTCCGCACGATGATCGACAAGCTGCGGCGCGGCGTGGTTCTGCCCGGCGAACGGAACCTCTATCAGGAAATCGCGGCATTGACCGAGCCGCTGGGCGCACAATGGAAAATCGAGATCAGTGCGGAAGAGCCGGCTGAGCCGATAATCCTGTCCTCGGCCCTGACGTTCGAAATCCAGCAGATCCTCCGCGAGGCTGTCGCCAATGCAGTGCGCCACGGCCGAGCCAGGACAGTTCACGCCAGCTTTGCCACATCGGAGCGAGGCACGTTGATCCTGACGATCATCGACGATGGGAGAGGCTTCCCCGTTGACGGCAAGGCCATGCCCCGGTCGATTTCGGATCGGGTATCGCTGCTCGGCGGCACGATGCACCTGGCTTCTTCGCCCGGAAACACTGGAATCACCATCGTCATCCCGATAGCGAGGGCGGCATGA
- a CDS encoding response regulator transcription factor produces MSRILIADDHEFLRAGLEAVLGSLGHIVAASVPDGDTALTAIEKSDPEIVILDIRMPGRTGVEVLQSLRAKGDRRPILLLAAEVDDRSLVAAIDAKVDGIVLKGESAGTLQQAIEAVVAGKRFIDIALMDRAFELVSQPPVRRALDALSPRDRIIVERAAAGLRNKQIAEELGISEGAVKIFLHRVYDRLGVSNRTELAQLVLRVTMSK; encoded by the coding sequence ATGAGCCGCATCCTCATCGCCGACGATCACGAGTTCCTGCGCGCCGGCCTGGAAGCCGTGCTGGGCAGCCTGGGGCACATCGTGGCCGCCTCTGTCCCGGACGGCGATACGGCTCTCACCGCAATCGAGAAGAGCGATCCCGAGATCGTCATCCTCGACATCCGGATGCCAGGTCGGACCGGCGTGGAAGTGCTCCAGAGCCTGAGGGCAAAGGGCGACCGCCGTCCCATCCTTCTGCTGGCGGCCGAAGTCGACGATCGTAGCCTGGTGGCGGCCATCGACGCCAAGGTCGACGGCATCGTCCTGAAAGGCGAGAGCGCCGGAACACTGCAGCAGGCGATCGAAGCGGTGGTAGCCGGCAAGCGCTTCATCGACATCGCCCTGATGGATCGCGCCTTCGAGCTGGTATCCCAGCCCCCTGTCCGGAGGGCTTTGGACGCGCTGTCGCCACGCGACCGCATCATAGTCGAGCGGGCAGCAGCGGGCCTTCGCAACAAACAGATCGCGGAAGAACTCGGCATTTCGGAAGGTGCGGTGAAGATCTTCTTGCACCGGGTGTACGACCGGCTCGGCGTGAGCAACCGAACCGAACTCGCCCAACTCGTACTTCGCGTCACGATGTCGAAATAG
- a CDS encoding aspartyl protease family protein — protein MLTIALALPVLGISGSLGASAPTPEPGWYPLDLDRDRYLTVPVSINGRTLRAVVDSGSLRSILRHDLALEMGLPYLGQTLVQTFTEQLPGELYKLDSFEMFGVSVKHLAIGGFDLAQMEAVNRLDLPFVVGQDVLTSIDLQVDFVGKRMRAFKPGHTPIGPDHKQVNLYGANEGFPAIALTIEGHHHGDAIVDLGSNVTMMMSADFVRETGLLNGRRTSTAVTAGIEGTSLGEIFCINDVKMGPFHLKSLPVHILEDWEMAQPIYVGWPFFRAFDVFMRLRNETFHLMADAALLAADFPKDRSGLGGQRAPDGIRVVHVARNSPGWNAGLREGDVIKSIDGRQITTTYPARGQRFGYGPAGKAIQLGLLDGRVVSLTLSDYF, from the coding sequence ATGCTGACCATCGCGCTTGCCTTGCCCGTGCTGGGAATTTCCGGCTCTCTCGGCGCATCGGCGCCGACACCGGAGCCCGGGTGGTATCCGCTGGACCTCGACCGCGATCGCTATCTTACCGTTCCTGTCTCCATAAACGGACGCACCCTGCGAGCGGTCGTCGATAGCGGCAGTCTGCGCAGTATCCTCCGGCACGACCTGGCTCTCGAAATGGGTTTGCCATACCTCGGGCAGACACTCGTGCAGACATTCACCGAACAGCTTCCCGGCGAACTCTACAAGTTGGACTCGTTCGAAATGTTCGGCGTCTCGGTGAAGCATCTGGCAATAGGCGGTTTCGATCTCGCGCAGATGGAGGCAGTCAACCGGCTAGATCTGCCATTCGTGGTCGGTCAGGACGTTCTGACGTCGATCGACCTTCAAGTTGATTTTGTCGGCAAACGGATGCGGGCGTTCAAGCCAGGACATACGCCCATTGGTCCTGATCACAAGCAGGTGAACCTCTACGGCGCAAACGAGGGATTTCCTGCGATCGCGCTCACAATCGAAGGGCACCATCACGGCGATGCCATCGTCGACCTGGGCAGCAACGTCACCATGATGATGTCGGCCGATTTCGTGCGCGAGACCGGTCTGCTGAACGGGCGCCGGACATCTACTGCTGTGACTGCCGGAATCGAAGGAACCTCACTCGGCGAGATCTTTTGCATCAATGACGTGAAGATGGGACCATTTCATTTGAAATCTCTGCCTGTCCATATCCTTGAAGACTGGGAAATGGCGCAGCCCATTTATGTCGGTTGGCCTTTCTTCCGCGCTTTCGACGTGTTCATGAGGCTGCGCAATGAGACATTTCATCTCATGGCAGATGCCGCCTTGCTCGCCGCGGACTTTCCGAAGGATCGTTCGGGTCTTGGCGGCCAGCGCGCACCGGACGGCATTCGTGTGGTTCATGTGGCGCGAAACAGTCCCGGCTGGAATGCGGGTTTGAGGGAGGGGGACGTAATCAAGTCGATCGATGGCAGGCAAATTACGACGACCTATCCCGCGCGGGGACAGCGTTTCGGATATGGTCCTGCCGGCAAGGCCATCCAGCTCGGACTGTTGGACGGAAGGGTGGTAAGCCTCACACTTTCTGACTATTTCTGA
- a CDS encoding efflux transporter outer membrane subunit: MPSRAPLSVVLCLTALGGCSMAPAYQPPKIAMPAAYKESGTWLVVPAGEAMPASGEWWTAFRDAQLDDLEARVQKDSPTLEAALGRYDQAQADLLQARSGLFPQLGAGVDFTRNRQSDNRPLRGANQPDLYGAADVGGEVSYDIDLWGRIRNTVVASRAMARASGDDLAAIRLSLEARLAASYIALRGYDNEIDLLNSAVLAYAEADRMTRHRFVGGIANAMETGQSGTQLAEAEAQLADLQNARALTEHAIASLVGASASTFAITPRSGLIALPAVPADIPSTLLQRRPDIAAAQQRMIAANARIGAAKAAFFPALSLGGSGGFQSTAIAGLLTAPNLFWSIGPGALVSLFDGGRNRARLGVAKAQWTQATADYRGGVLADIEQVEDGLSATHHLADESEAESRAERQAAQVERLALDRYQKGAVSYLDVIAAQTTALRTRRQSIQLATRRLLASVALFKALGGGWSGQAEADALSAKSHHTAG, from the coding sequence ATGCCTAGCCGGGCCCCCCTGTCCGTTGTCCTGTGCCTGACTGCGCTCGGCGGCTGTTCCATGGCGCCCGCCTACCAGCCACCGAAGATCGCGATGCCCGCCGCCTACAAGGAAAGCGGTACGTGGCTTGTGGTCCCCGCGGGCGAAGCGATGCCCGCTTCGGGAGAGTGGTGGACCGCGTTCCGGGATGCTCAACTCGATGATCTCGAAGCGAGAGTGCAGAAGGACAGCCCGACGCTAGAAGCCGCCCTTGGTCGCTACGATCAAGCCCAGGCCGATCTGTTGCAGGCGCGGTCCGGCCTCTTTCCGCAGTTGGGGGCAGGCGTCGACTTCACGCGCAACCGCCAATCCGACAATCGTCCGCTGCGCGGAGCCAACCAGCCTGATCTCTACGGTGCGGCCGATGTCGGGGGTGAAGTATCCTACGACATCGACCTGTGGGGACGCATTCGCAACACCGTCGTCGCCAGCCGCGCGATGGCCCGGGCGAGCGGTGATGATCTCGCGGCGATCCGCCTCAGCCTCGAAGCCCGGCTCGCGGCTAGCTACATTGCCTTGCGCGGATACGACAACGAGATCGACCTCCTGAACTCGGCCGTGCTCGCCTATGCCGAAGCCGATCGCATGACCCGGCACAGGTTCGTCGGCGGAATCGCCAATGCGATGGAAACGGGGCAGTCGGGCACGCAGCTGGCCGAGGCCGAGGCGCAACTGGCCGATCTGCAGAATGCCCGTGCGCTTACCGAGCACGCCATCGCTAGCCTTGTCGGCGCTTCCGCCTCGACATTCGCGATCACGCCGCGATCCGGGCTCATTGCCTTGCCGGCGGTGCCGGCGGATATTCCCTCCACGCTCCTGCAACGAAGGCCCGACATCGCGGCGGCGCAGCAGCGCATGATCGCTGCGAACGCCCGGATCGGAGCCGCGAAAGCCGCATTCTTTCCGGCGCTTTCACTCGGCGGCAGCGGCGGCTTCCAGAGTACGGCGATTGCCGGTCTCCTGACCGCGCCGAACCTGTTCTGGTCGATCGGCCCCGGTGCGCTCGTCTCGTTGTTCGACGGCGGCCGAAACCGGGCGCGGCTCGGCGTTGCCAAGGCGCAGTGGACGCAGGCGACGGCCGATTATCGTGGCGGGGTGCTTGCCGACATCGAGCAGGTGGAAGACGGCCTTTCCGCTACGCATCACCTCGCAGACGAGAGCGAAGCCGAATCTAGAGCCGAACGCCAGGCAGCCCAGGTCGAACGGCTGGCGCTCGACAGGTACCAGAAGGGCGCAGTCAGCTACCTGGACGTCATTGCGGCGCAGACGACCGCGCTGCGAACGCGCCGCCAGTCTATCCAGCTCGCGACGCGGCGCCTCCTGGCTAGCGTGGCGCTCTTCAAAGCCCTGGGCGGTGGCTGGAGCGGGCAGGCCGAAGCCGATGCGCTGAGCGCAAAGTCTCATCACACCGCAGGCTAA
- a CDS encoding efflux RND transporter periplasmic adaptor subunit, which translates to MHNDTSDPVPPPTVPKGLKRAGLVAGIAATIVVIAGLTLRSSETVRASEWSQARAVPNVSLVSVRSSDGSQSLTLPGTMAAWNAARLFARVNGYVRSWSKDIGALVSAGTPLGLIDTPELDQQIEQAQAALTRARASASLARSTARRWNDLLGDHSVSQQEADEKNGDLAVKLAAVKGAEADLRRLLAMKGYATIRAPFAGVVTARNADIGDLVGPGASGQQPLFSLADASRIRLYVSVPQAYGAAMTPGLTAKVGVPDYPQQQFDARVVGTSDAINPQTGTLEVQLVADNPGALLKPGGYAQVNFAIPRQRGALTVPSSALIFRAAGMQVATVGPDSRIHLHKVTIGRDSGGTVEIVAGLSPGTSLVDNPTDSIAEGEQVRVSGRQHA; encoded by the coding sequence ATGCACAATGACACGTCCGATCCGGTCCCACCTCCAACTGTGCCGAAAGGGCTAAAGCGGGCAGGGCTGGTCGCCGGCATCGCTGCCACGATCGTCGTCATCGCCGGGCTGACCCTGCGCTCTAGCGAAACCGTCCGGGCCAGCGAATGGTCACAGGCGCGGGCAGTGCCGAACGTGTCGCTGGTCTCCGTGCGGTCGTCGGATGGCAGTCAATCCCTGACCTTGCCCGGCACCATGGCCGCATGGAATGCCGCGCGCCTCTTCGCCCGGGTGAACGGCTATGTGCGCTCCTGGTCGAAGGACATCGGCGCCCTGGTGTCGGCCGGAACGCCCCTCGGGCTCATCGACACGCCCGAGCTCGACCAGCAGATCGAGCAGGCGCAGGCGGCCCTGACCCGTGCCCGGGCAAGCGCTTCGCTCGCCCGAAGCACGGCCCGCCGCTGGAACGACCTGCTGGGCGACCATTCGGTCTCGCAGCAGGAGGCCGACGAGAAGAACGGCGATCTTGCCGTCAAGCTCGCGGCGGTGAAAGGGGCCGAGGCGGATCTGCGCCGTCTGCTCGCGATGAAAGGATATGCGACGATCCGCGCGCCATTTGCGGGCGTCGTGACGGCGCGCAACGCGGACATCGGCGATCTCGTGGGACCGGGGGCGAGCGGTCAGCAGCCGCTGTTCTCCCTGGCCGACGCCAGCCGCATCCGTCTCTATGTCTCGGTGCCGCAAGCCTATGGGGCGGCGATGACGCCGGGATTGACGGCCAAGGTCGGGGTTCCCGACTACCCGCAACAGCAGTTCGATGCGCGGGTGGTCGGCACTTCGGACGCAATCAATCCGCAGACGGGCACGCTCGAGGTCCAGCTGGTGGCCGACAATCCCGGCGCCTTGCTCAAGCCCGGCGGCTATGCGCAGGTCAACTTCGCGATACCCCGCCAGCGCGGCGCGCTCACTGTCCCGTCGAGCGCGCTCATCTTCCGCGCGGCAGGCATGCAGGTGGCGACGGTCGGCCCGGACTCGCGGATCCATCTGCACAAGGTGACGATCGGGCGCGACAGCGGCGGAACGGTCGAAATCGTCGCCGGCCTTTCGCCGGGCACGAGCCTAGTCGACAACCCAACGGACTCGATCGCCGAAGGCGAGCAGGTCCGGGTGAGCGGGAGGCAGCATGCCTAG
- a CDS encoding efflux RND transporter permease subunit: MLQLVKLALSKPYTFVVLAILILLSGSIAWLRTPTDIFPDIRIPVIAAVWTYRGLPPQDMSGRVVYYYERQLSTTVNDIDHIESQSLNGIGIVKVFFRPGVDIRTATAQVTSVSQTVLKQMPPGITPPLILNYNASTVPILQMALSARTLSEQKIFDLGQNFIRPALASVQGAAIPSPYGGRERQIQIDLDPAALQAHTLSATDVGLALAAENQIVPAGTTKIGQFEYNVRLNNSPEAIEQLNSLPIRTIGGATVLMRDVAFVHDGSPPQRNEVRVDGRRAVLMTVLKSGSASTIAIVDQVKALLPKLQATLPSGLGVQLLSDQSLFVKAAVSGVVREGVLAAVLTSLMILLFLGSWRSTVIIAASIPLAILAAVAALSAAGETLNIMTLGGLALAVGILVDDATVTIENINWHLEQGKSVRQAIMDGAEQIVGPAFVSLLCICIAFVPMFFLPGIAGFLFAPMAEAVVFAMIASFVLSRTLVPTLSNYLLRDHATQHTPHIMVSHDAMAGRPAGRHPFRRLQQGFERRFEAARDYYVSVLAYALARRRVFVPAFLGFMLLSLALVPFLGRNFFPTLDGGQISLHVRAPVGTRLEETAALFDAVEARIRETIPAGELVSIVDNIGLPVSGINRAYSNTGGIGPQDGDILITLAKDHHPTEGTIRQLRERLPVSFPGSTFSFLPADIISQILNFGSPAPLDVMVTGTDVRANEAYARDLARRMRHVAGIADVRLQQASDYPELRFDVDRAAADRVGITENDVTRSLSVSLAGSFQVAPAFWLNPRNGVSYPIVIQTPQYRTDSIADLDNLPVSGAKPQNYQLLGALGTMHREPSAAVISHYAVQPAFDVYATPQGRDLGAVAADVQKIIDATRSQLPAGASVVLRGQVETMNTAFTGLILGLIGAIALIYLLIVVNFQSWTDPTVIISALPAALAGINWMLFATHTPLSVPALTGAIMCMGVATANSVLVISFARDRLAVLGDAARAAAEAGATRFRPVLMTALAMIIGMAPMALGLGEGGEQNAPLGRAVIGGLIFATVATLVFVPVVFSIAHRRHRPAPGARPHAPEGNPVHAQ, translated from the coding sequence ATGCTTCAACTCGTCAAGCTTGCGCTCAGCAAGCCCTATACCTTTGTCGTCCTCGCCATCCTGATCCTCTTGTCGGGATCCATCGCCTGGCTGCGGACACCGACGGACATCTTCCCCGACATCCGCATTCCCGTAATAGCGGCCGTATGGACCTATCGCGGGCTGCCGCCCCAGGACATGTCAGGGCGTGTCGTCTACTACTACGAACGCCAGCTCTCGACCACGGTCAACGATATCGATCACATTGAGAGCCAGTCCTTGAACGGGATCGGCATCGTCAAGGTCTTTTTCCGGCCGGGCGTAGACATCCGAACGGCGACTGCGCAAGTAACCTCCGTATCGCAGACTGTCCTCAAGCAGATGCCGCCGGGGATCACGCCGCCTCTGATCCTGAACTACAACGCATCGACCGTTCCCATCCTGCAGATGGCGCTCTCGGCCAGGACATTGTCCGAGCAGAAAATATTCGATCTCGGCCAGAACTTCATCCGGCCCGCGCTCGCCTCCGTTCAAGGCGCTGCCATTCCTTCGCCCTACGGGGGACGGGAGCGGCAGATCCAGATCGATCTCGATCCTGCTGCTCTTCAGGCCCACACGCTGTCGGCGACGGACGTTGGTCTTGCGCTGGCCGCCGAGAACCAGATCGTGCCCGCGGGTACGACAAAAATCGGGCAATTCGAGTACAACGTCCGGCTCAACAACAGCCCCGAGGCGATCGAGCAGCTCAATAGCTTGCCGATCCGCACGATCGGCGGCGCCACCGTCCTGATGCGCGACGTGGCATTTGTACACGACGGCTCGCCGCCCCAGCGCAACGAGGTGCGGGTCGATGGCCGCCGGGCGGTGCTGATGACGGTCCTGAAGTCCGGTTCGGCCTCGACGATCGCGATCGTCGACCAGGTCAAGGCACTGTTGCCGAAGCTGCAGGCGACGCTTCCTTCAGGCCTCGGCGTGCAATTGCTCTCGGACCAGTCCCTGTTCGTCAAGGCGGCCGTGTCCGGCGTCGTGCGAGAAGGGGTGCTGGCGGCTGTGCTCACCTCGCTGATGATCCTTCTGTTCCTGGGCTCGTGGCGCTCGACCGTCATAATCGCCGCCTCGATCCCGCTGGCGATCCTCGCCGCCGTGGCCGCGCTCTCCGCCGCGGGCGAGACACTCAACATCATGACCCTGGGCGGGCTGGCCCTCGCGGTGGGCATCCTGGTCGACGATGCGACCGTGACGATCGAGAACATCAACTGGCATCTCGAGCAGGGAAAATCGGTGCGCCAGGCGATCATGGATGGCGCCGAGCAGATTGTTGGCCCTGCCTTCGTTTCGCTTCTGTGCATCTGCATCGCTTTCGTGCCGATGTTCTTCCTGCCGGGCATCGCCGGCTTCCTTTTTGCCCCGATGGCCGAGGCGGTGGTTTTCGCGATGATCGCGAGCTTCGTGCTCTCGCGGACGCTCGTTCCGACGTTGAGCAACTATCTCCTGCGTGACCACGCGACACAGCACACGCCGCACATCATGGTCAGTCACGACGCAATGGCCGGACGACCCGCCGGGCGGCATCCGTTCCGGCGTCTGCAGCAGGGTTTCGAGCGGCGCTTCGAGGCAGCGCGTGACTATTACGTGTCCGTACTGGCCTATGCGCTCGCGAGACGGCGCGTTTTCGTCCCAGCCTTCCTTGGCTTCATGCTCCTGTCGCTCGCTCTGGTGCCCTTCCTGGGCCGCAACTTCTTTCCGACGCTCGACGGCGGGCAGATCAGCCTGCACGTCCGCGCTCCGGTGGGCACCAGGCTGGAGGAGACGGCCGCGCTCTTTGATGCTGTCGAGGCGCGCATCCGCGAGACCATCCCCGCCGGCGAACTCGTCTCCATCGTCGACAACATCGGCTTGCCCGTGTCAGGCATAAATCGCGCCTATTCGAACACGGGCGGGATCGGACCGCAGGACGGCGACATCCTCATCACGCTGGCGAAGGACCATCATCCGACCGAGGGCACCATTCGCCAACTGCGCGAACGTCTGCCTGTCTCGTTCCCCGGTTCGACTTTCTCGTTCCTCCCGGCGGACATCATCAGCCAGATCCTGAACTTCGGTTCGCCGGCTCCCCTGGACGTGATGGTGACCGGAACCGACGTGCGGGCGAACGAGGCTTATGCCCGCGATCTTGCACGGCGAATGCGCCATGTGGCCGGCATCGCGGACGTGAGGCTGCAGCAGGCCAGCGACTACCCGGAACTGCGCTTCGATGTTGATCGCGCGGCAGCGGACCGGGTCGGCATAACGGAAAACGACGTAACCAGAAGCCTGTCGGTCAGCTTGGCCGGCAGCTTCCAGGTCGCACCTGCGTTCTGGCTCAATCCACGAAACGGGGTCTCTTACCCCATCGTCATCCAGACGCCGCAATATCGCACCGACAGCATCGCCGATCTCGACAACTTGCCGGTATCCGGCGCCAAGCCCCAGAACTACCAGTTGCTCGGTGCCTTGGGGACGATGCATCGCGAGCCTTCGGCGGCCGTCATCTCGCACTACGCGGTACAGCCCGCCTTCGATGTCTATGCGACGCCGCAAGGCCGTGACCTTGGTGCCGTAGCGGCAGACGTACAGAAGATCATCGATGCCACCCGTTCGCAGCTCCCGGCCGGCGCCAGTGTCGTGCTGCGGGGACAAGTCGAGACGATGAACACCGCCTTTACCGGGCTGATCCTGGGGCTGATAGGTGCCATCGCGCTCATCTATCTGCTCATCGTGGTGAACTTCCAGAGCTGGACGGACCCCACGGTCATCATTTCCGCCCTGCCTGCTGCGCTCGCCGGCATCAACTGGATGCTGTTCGCGACCCATACGCCGCTTTCCGTCCCGGCCTTGACCGGTGCGATCATGTGCATGGGCGTGGCGACGGCGAACTCGGTCCTCGTCATCAGCTTTGCGCGAGACCGCCTGGCAGTCCTGGGCGATGCGGCCCGTGCGGCGGCGGAGGCGGGGGCGACCCGGTTCCGCCCGGTCCTGATGACTGCCCTGGCCATGATCATCGGCATGGCACCGATGGCGCTCGGTCTCGGCGAAGGCGGCGAGCAGAACGCGCCGCTCGGGCGCGCGGTGATCGGCGGGCTCATCTTCGCGACGGTCGCCACTCTCGTCTTCGTCCCGGTGGTCTTCTCCATCGCCCATCGCCGGCATCGCCCGGCGCCCGGTGCGCGGCCTCATGCTCCCGAAGGAAATCCCGTTCATGCACAATGA